The following coding sequences are from one Neurospora crassa OR74A linkage group I, whole genome shotgun sequence window:
- the ubr1 gene encoding ubiquitin-protein ligase E3 component, giving the protein MEAQMSTQEQQLCQALLAMPGKYRYRYSEEASRELLLTLFWSMAGGKNEYMKLFFPQGDPRNTSLKLRDAQGAVEGAEYTEAARGKACGHIFKQGEASYACKTCSADDTCCLCSKCFEATDHTGHMVRISISPGNSGCCDCGDLEAWKRPMFCTIHSMWEGDRDKGKGKATELPEDLVRNIRMTIGRVFDYMCDVISCAPEQLRQTKTVQSIQEDERLSRLSSTYCGGETDSPGEYAVLLWNDEKHTVVDVRDQVARACNTTLANGLKAAYETDAIGRSILMYDSSLEKLLEVAEVLERIRVTVTIRSSRDTFREQMCGTIIEWLRDISGCRVGHDHQLLRNIVCEEMLKPWRKGSPAAHAIVGKDGIDDEDRIDQEENVPSGFYEQQGRLLLQARQAARRMAEAREAGEDEGDEDDEDGDDIIVSGGEMDEDEEGDEDVMMLDEQGDAAGDDVAMTDWREVRVVQVAPAAAGGRPLPPPPPPAPTTATAHRRAIREREHTPDDSDTAEPLIAPNIYTKAHLDIPKTPGSPKAKTSPPNPGRYWLQTPAGYVEESNIPVAEDLFERVRLDWLILFDLRMWKKVRCDLRSLYISTVVTIPEFKRVLGLRFAGLYTTLAQLYLIGDREPDHSIINISLQMLTTPSITAEIVERGNFLTSLMAILYTFLTTRQVGHPWDVASNAVLSFDSGSVTNRRMYHFFLDLKYLFGSPHVQERLRTEERYMMQFLDLVKLHQGICPNVRAVGEHVEYETDSWISASLVTREINRLCRQFAQSFRNVKEHGLQYVNNAIRLAAKVTIINSLGAERHRFNQSEIKEEISFRNLTDFEFEPTGRSFKVVHFVVEEQPNSFHHALHYTLSWLIECGKSMSVDDLRKLLTFETCDLLAKPQPMGRKSMPRGNFTPEDYLLVAFDFPLRVCAWLAQMKAGMWVRNGLSLRHQGGTYRGVSQRDVAHNRDVFLLQTALVVCDPSRVLASIVDRYGMEMWIKGFFEQKSKAQDDGQHLDVVEDMLHLLVVLVSDRTSLTQSEDEARPLNSAMRLKTSPLIAAMRRDLTHVLCFKPLSFSEICNKLPDKFHEHEDFHKLLDEMTIYKAPEGLTDVGTFELKPEFIEDVDPYIAHYNKNQREESEMAWRKCMAKKTGQSIEDVVYEPNLRPITSGVFAGLSDFTRTGMFAQIIYYSLLYTLSSSKFTPQVPTTRVETFLQVVLHLVLIAIKEDKTGEEDGQQPSFISRSLSHQARSNFMPENPTAKTVVALLNLLAAEDAFKTVHPKIHLILKKMRQQRPHEFESAYHSLGLSVDHIDAGLPDSQNTDEEREKKKKAALARQARVMAQFQAQQKSFMEKQGEIDWGDVDDIDEDEDMPAAEEHKNYWKYPSGTCILCQEDTDDRRLYGSFAFFTESNIYRQTDLQDPDFVREAFKTPENLDRSAESIRPFGLAHENRQIVQKVDQEGKIFEAERSVIGKGFPSHLSRSGPVSTGCGHIMHYGCFEAYFDATVRRHNQQIARHPPEDTSRLEFVCPLCKALGNAFLPIVWKGQEEFYPGPLSPCESFNTWLDKQLHSAYYVLGAARPPDQIQHSFATYTARTMVHSLAEDSAQLFGDAWVDLGARSRSSGTPFSDSFSIISATEVSSRGATPAEGNSMMRELVSAYRRLRDTLRKNGINSHHDLPETVRDDELACSDALARSVGFSIAAIEIQQRGVEVDYGMTLLEKIPEQVLTHLRILTETVTTFITVGGLREAGDNRIDTEFRRDSERQHCQLFIAQYKDAETDSARQPYQEYPPLLSQDPFVFLCECVFGVVPAQRFEIAHIVRLCYLAEITKVVYHMGRNMPATMWMSKIFSDRKDEMSPELANFASFCETVVRMDLGFSERYRVQSSTGENKAFDQPGLDSWEGWYRFIRNYALTFLRKCAILLYTRYNVDFNSRVSPNPEQKELERLTETLKLPSFDAMLASLTPDSRISQLVSGWIEHQTCWDAEHSTLAADDNKLLPPSAVLSHPGIFELVGLPKNYATLIEECTRRKCPTKGKDISDPMLCLFCGDLFCGQSICCAVEDREGRGKTMRIGGCQQHMRKCQKNIGLFLNIRRCCIFYLHRLSGSFSNAPYIDKYGEVDLGLRHGRLLYLHQKRYDSMLRNLWLSHGIQSFISRKLEGDINNGGWETL; this is encoded by the exons ATGGAAGCCCAGATGTCGACacaggagcagcagctctGCCAGGCCTTGCTGGCGATGCCTGGCAAATACCGATACCGCTACAGCGAAGAGGCATCGCGGGAACTTCTTCTCACCCTGTTCTGGTCCATGGCTGGTGGGAAAAACGAATACATGAAgctcttctttccccaaGGGGATCCACGAAACACTTCCCTCAAGCTCAGGGATGCCCAAGGCGCGGTCGAGGGCGCCGAATACACCGAAGCCGCGCGTGGCAAGGCCTGCGGTCACATATTCAAACAAGGAGAAGCATCGTATGCGTGCAAGACCTGTAGCGCAGACGACACCTGCTGCCTGTGCAGCAAGTGCTTCGAAGCCACCGACCATACAGGCCATATGGTGCGAATCAGTATCTCGCCCGGAAACAGCGGATGTTGCGATTGCGGAGATTTGGAAGCGTGGAAGCGGCCCATGTTTTGCACAATACATTCGATGTGGGAGGGCGACCGCGATAAGGGCAAGGGAAAAGCGACAGAACTTCCAGAGGATCTGGTCAGGAATATCAGGATGACCATCGGCCGCGTCTTCGACTACATGTGCGACGTCATCTCTTGCGCCCCCGAGCAGCTCCGCCAAACCAAAACCGTTCAGTCTATCCAAGAGGATGAAAGGCTCTCGAGGTTATCATCGACATACTGCGGCGGAGAGACTGACTCGCCGGGGGAATATGCCGTTCTGCTGTGGAATGATGAAAAGCACACCGTGGTCGATGTGCGTGACCAAGTGGCTCGGGCGTGCAACACCACGCTTGCAAATGGCTTGAAAGCTGCTTACGAGACCGATGCCATTGGTAGGAGTATCCTGATGTACGACAGCAGTCTGGAAAAGCTGCTCGAAGTAGCCGAGGTACTTGAGAGGATAAGGGTTACCGTTACCATTCGCTCTTCCAGGGATACCTTCAGAGAGCAAATGTGCGGCACCATAATTGAGTGGCTTAGAGATATCTCTGGCTGCCGAGTTGGCCACGACCATCAGCTTTTGAGAAACATCGTGTGCGAGGAAATGCTTAAGCCTTGGAGGAAAGGTAGCCCCGCGGCACATGCCATTGTCGGCAAAGATGGCATTGACGATGAAGACCGTATTGACCAAGAAGAGAACGTACCAAGCGGGTTCTACGAGCAGCAAGGCAGGCTTTTGCTTCAGGCACGTCAAGCTGCCCGTAGGATGGCAGAGGCTCGTGAGGCTGGCGAAGATGAAGGggatgaagacgatgaagacGGGGACGACATCATTGTCTCTGGTGGAGAaatggatgaagatgaggagggggaCGAAGATGTCATGATGCTTGACGAACAAGGTGACGCAGCTGGGGATGATGTTGCCATGACGGACTGGCGAGAAGTTAGGGTGGTGCAGGTAGCCCCGGCCGCTGCTGGCGGCCGTCCTCTTCcgccacctccccctccggCACCGACTACTGCTACGGCTCACCGACGAGCCATTCGGGAACGCGAGCACACTCCTGATGATTCCGATACCGCCGAGCCACTCATCGCGCCAAATATCTACACCAAGGCCCACCTCGACATTCCAAAGACCCCAGGCAGTCCGAAAGCCAAGACATCGCCTCCAAATCCTGGACGTTACTGGTTGCAGACTCCTGCCGGCTACGTGGAGGAAAGTAACATTCCGGTTGCCGAAGACCTTTTCGAGCGAGTTCGTCTAGACTGGCTGATACTATTTGACTTGCGGATGTGGAAGAAGGTTCGCTGTGATCTTCGGTCATTATACATCTCAACCGTCGTTACGATCCCCGAGTTCAAACGTGTACTCGGCTTGCGGTTTGCTGGCCTTTACACCACTCTGGCTCAGTTGTACCTCATCGGCGATCGTGAGCCTGATcactccatcatcaacatctccTTACAGATGCTGACAACTCCCTCCATTACTGCTGAAATCGTTGAGCGGGGAAATTTCCTTACCAGTCTGATGGCCATTCTTTACACATTTTTGACCACTCGTCAAGTCGGACACCCTTGGGACGTGGCAAGCAACGCAGTTTTGTCCTTCGATTCAGGCTCGGTTACGAACCGGCGCATGTATCATTTCTTCTTAGATCTCAAGTATCTCTTTGGGTCTCCGCACGTTCAGGAACGCCTCCGGACAGAGGAGCGATATATGATGCAGTTCCTCGACCTCGTCAAGTTGCATCAAGGTATCTGCCCGAACGTCAGGGCTGTCGGCGAACACGTCGAATATGAGACAGATAGCTGGATCAGCGCGTCTCTTGTCACACGGGAGATCAACAGACTTTGCAGACAGTTCGCCCAATCCTTCCGGAACGTCAAGGAACACGGTTTGCAGTATGTCAACAATGCAATCAGACTGGCTGCAAAGGTTACCATTATCAACTCACTTGGTGCCGAGCGTCACCGGTTTAACCAGTCAGAAATCAAGGAAGAGATTTCCTTCAGAAACCTTACAGATTTTGAGTTTGAGCCAACTGGGCGAAGTTTCAAGGTCGTCCACTTTGTGGTAGAGGAGCAACCCAACAGTTTTCATCATGCCCTTCACTACACCTTGTCGTGGCTTATCGAGTGCGGCAAATCGATGAGCGTTGACGACCTGCGCAAGCTCCTTACTTTCGAAACCTGCGATTTGCTAGCAAAACCTCAGCCGATGGGTCGAAAGTCCATGCCTCGCGGTAACTTCACACCGGAAGATTACCTCCTTGTGGCCTTTGATTTCCCGCTCAGGGTATGTGCCTGGCTTGCGCAGATGAAGGCTGGCATGTGGGTGAGGAATGGGTTGAGCTTGCGTCACCAAGGAGGGACCTACCGCGGTGTTAGCCAGAGAGATGTTGCTCACAATAGGGACGTATTTCTATTGCAGACCGCTCTTGTTGTCTGCGACCCAAGCCGTGTTCTTGCCTCGATCGTTGACCGCTACGGCATGGAGATGTGGATCAAAGGGTTCTTTGAACAAAAGTCCAAGGCCCAAGACGATGGTCAACATTTGGATGTTGTGGAAGACATGCTTCATCTGCTCGTTGTCCTCGTAAGTGACCGTACATCTCTTACGCAAAGTGAGGATGAAGCTAGGCCACTCAATTCGGCCATGCGTCTCAAAACCAGCCCCCTCATCGCGGCCATGCGACGTGACCTCACGCACGTCCTTTGCTTTAAACCGTTGTCGTTTTCGGAAATTTGCAACAAACTGCCGGACAAGTTCCACGAGCACGAGGACTTCCATAAGCTGTTGGACGAAATGACCATCTACAAGGCACCCGAGGGGCTGACAGATGTTGGCACATTCGAGCTTAAGCCAGAGTTCATTGAGGATGTGGATCCTTACATCGCGCACTACAACAAGAACCAACGCGAAGAGTCAGAAATGGCATGGCGCAAGTGCATGGCTAAGAAGACTGGGCAGTCGATTGAGGATGTCGTGTATGAGCCCAATCTTCGTCCAATCACTTCTGGAGTCTTTGCCGGACTGTCTGATTTCACCCGGACAGGCATGTTCGCCCAGATTATCTACTATTCCCTGCTCTATACTCTCTCATCCTCCAAGTTTACACCCCAGGTGCCCACGACTCGAGTTGAGACCTTCCTTCAAGTTGTCCTGCATCTGGTTTTGATCGCCATCAAGGAAGATAAAAcaggtgaggaggatggccaGCAACCGTCATTCATCTCTCGTTCTCTCAGCCACCAGGCGCGCAGCAACTTCATGCCAGAGAACCCTACGGCAAAAACCGTCGTGGCACTCTTGAACCTCCTTGCCGCCGAAGATGCTTTCAAGACGGTTCACCCCAAGATCCACTTGATTCTGAAGAAGATGCGGCAACAGCGGCCCCATGAGTTCGAGTCTGCTTACCATAGCCTTGGTCTCTCAGTAGACCATATTGACGCTGGTTTGCCCGACAGCCAGAACACTGACGAGGAgcgcgagaagaagaagaaggctgcaCTAGCGCGCCAAGCTCGTGTTATGGCACAGTTCCAGGCCCAGCAAAAGAGTTTCATGGAGAAGCAAGGAGAAATCGACTGGGGTGATGTGGACGATatcgatgaggacgaggacatgCCAGCTGCCGAGGAGCATAAAAACTATTGGAAGTATCCATCAGGAACATGCATTCTGTGCCAGGAAGATACAGATGATCGTCGCCTTTACGGatccttcgccttcttcaCTGAGAGCAACATTTATCGGCAGACTGATCTCCAGGATCCGGATTTCGTGAGGGAAGCGTTCAAGACACCCGAAAACTTGGACAGGTCTGCAGAGAGTATCCGGCCCTTTGGACTTGCTCATGAGAACCGCCAGATTGTTCAAAAGGTTGACCAGGAGGGAAAGATATTTGAGGCTGAGCGCTCCGTTATTGGCAAAGGCTTCCCATCGCACCTGTCTCGTTCCGGCCCTGTTTCGACTGGGTGCGGCCATATCATGCATTATGGATGCTTTGAAGCATACTTTGATGCCACTGTACGCCGTCATAATCAGCAGATCGCAAGACATCCGCCTGAGGACACGAGTAGGCTGGAGTTTGTATGCCCCTTGTGCAAGGCCTTAGGCAATGCATTCCTCCCCATCGTCTggaaaggacaagaagaattCTATCCTGGTCCATTATCACCATGTGAGTCATTTAACACATGGCTGGACAAACAGCTGCATTCTGCATATTATGTCCTGGGAGCGGCAAGGCCTCCAGACCAAATCCAGCATTCGTTTGCAACGTACACGGCGAGAACAATGGTCCACAGTCTTGCTGAAGATTCAGCTCAACTGTTTGGCGATGCCTGGGTAGACCTAGGGGCCCGTTCAAGGTCAAGCGGGACGCCATTCAGTGACTCCTTCTCGATCATCTCAGCTACTGAGGTTAGCAGCCGAGGGGCTACTCCTGCCGAAGGGAACAGCATGATGAGAGAGCTGGTCTCTGCGTACCGTCGTCTTCGAGATACATTGCGGAAAAACGGCATCAACTCGCACCATGATCTTCCGGAGACAGTGCGAGATGATGAGCTGGCTTGCAGTGATGCTCTTGCTCGCTCTGTGGGCTTTTCTATTGCAGCTATTGAGATTCAGCAGCGCGGGGTGGAAGTGGACTATGGAATGACCTTACTTGAGAAGATTCCTGAACAAGTCCTTACCCACCTCCGTATTCTGACTGAGACAGTGACGACTTTCATCACTGTAGGCGGACTCAGAGAGGCTGGAGACAACAGGATCGACACCGAGTTTCGGAGAGACAGCGAACGCCAGCATTGCCAGCTGTTCATTGCACAATATAAGGATGCCGAAACCGACAGCGCCAGACAACCTTATCAGGAGtatcctccccttctcaGCCAAGACCCTTTCGTTTTCTTGTGCGAATGTGTCTTTGGCGTTGTCCCAGCACAAAGGTTTGAAATCGCCCACATCGTGAGGCTTTGCTACCTTGCTGAGATCACCAAAGTGGTTTACCACATGGGCCGCAACATGCCTGCCACTATGTGGATGTCAAAGATCTTCAGCGACCGCAAAGACGAAATGTCGCCTGAACTGGCTAACTTCGCTTCATTTTGCGAAACGGTTGTACGGATGGACTTGGGCTTTTCCGAGAGGTACAGGGTCCAAAGCTCTACTGGGGAGAACAAGGCGTTCGACCAGCCTGGATTGGACAGCTGGGAGGGCTGGTACCGGTTCATCAGAAACTATGCACTTACGTTCCTTCGTAAGTGCGCCATCCTGCTTTACACAAGGTACAATGTCGATTTCAACAGCCGCGTCTCGCCCAATCCTGAACAGAAGGAGCTCGAGCGCCTCACCGAGACGCTGAAACTTCCCTCATTCGATGCAATGCTAGCTTCCCTCACGCCGGACTCGCGAATTTCCCAGCTCGTATCTGGCTGGATAGAGCATCAGACTTGCTGGGACGCAGAACATTCAACCCTCGCCGCTGACGACAATAAGTTGTTGCCGCCTTCGGCAGTGCTGAGCCACCCGGGCATCTTCGAGCTTGTCGGCCTTCCCAAGAACTACGCCACGCTCATTGAGGAGTGTACGCGGAGGAAGTGTCCTACTAAGGGCAAGGACATTTCTGACCCTATGCTCTGTCTCTTCTGCGGAGATCTGTTCTGCGGTCAAAGCATCTGTTGCGCGGTGGAGGATAGGGAAGGCAGAGGCAAAACCATGAGGATTGGCGGTTGCCAGCAACACATGAGAAA GTGCCAAAAGAACATAGGTCTCTTCCTCAATATCCGAAGATGCTGCATCTTCTACCTCCATCGCCTCTCAGGATCCTTCAGCAACGCGCCCTACATCGACAAGTACGGCGAGGTGGATCTCGGTCTCCGTCACGGACGGCTGCTTTATCTTCATCAGAAACGGTATGATTCCATGTTGCGCAATCTGTGGCTCAGTCATGGTATTCAGAGCTTCATTAGCCGTAAGCTTGAGGGGGACATCAATAACGGTGGCTGGGAGACACTTTAA
- a CDS encoding sulfate permease II gives MSTAWGKAGRITAKALGIKLQDKDPYDEVTRGESIVSNHTTSTFVEEPPHTVEFLREVIPSGRQLGDYALSLFPFTSWIGHYNLQWLLGDLVAGITIGAIVIPQGMAYAQLANLEPQFGLYSSFMGVLVYWFFATSKDITIGPVAVLSSLTGDIVANVMAELPNVPGHVIASALSILAGAVVLFIGLIRCGWIVDIISLTSLSAFMTGSALNIAVGQLPTLMGIKGFSTRDPAYLVFIHTLQGLPRTKLDAAMGLTALFMLYGIRSLCNYIAKRWPQHQRVAFFLSTLRTVFVILLYTMISWLANKDLPRGTSKFKILFDVPRGFRNAAVPVLDKTLASKLAGSLPATVIVLLIEHIAIAKSFGRINNYTIDPSQEMVAIGVTNMLGPFLGAYAATGSFSRTAVKSKAGVRTPFAGVITAIVVLLAIYALPAVFYYIPNAALAAVIIHAVGDLITPPNTVYQFWLVSPLEVIIFFVGVFVTIFSSIENGIYCTVCLSFAVLLFRILKAQGRFLGRVKVHSVLGDHVIGDDPRKPVDGGYGTFAGSGSSDAPYRNIFLPLTHADGSNPEIELDNPYPGIFIYRFSEGFNYPNASHTLEYMVRYIHQNTRRTTLSHFDRPGDRPWNDPGPSRRKLKAATRAGIDSNEVGVNLQLPTLKAIILDFSSVNNIDITSVQQLIDVRNQLDRYASPDVVDWHVACISNRWTKRALVSAGFGYPSTLPDGQIRRWKSIFSVAEIGGEQSAAATAEQEVNEKEFGPTLSSRGRAAQQHQRGSSMDIESGSNTDDAEAAGNLKATASGSERIPAAAAAAARSRFGGGRTVAVHGINRPLFHVDLTSALQSAIANVEARAEFTAATKSSIKGMEHLAGPTPTSQSQENFQGGNTSDGSVTTNLKPTPGASLPPYDMVDPQKEGSSSA, from the exons TGGACGGCAGTTGGGGGACTACgctctttccctcttccccttcacaTCTTGGATTGGTCACTATAACCTACAATGGCTCCTAGGCGACCTTGTAGCCG GTATTACTATCGGTGCCATTGTCATTCCACAGGGCATGGCTTATGCTCAGCTTGCCAACCTTGAACCCCAGTTTGGTCTATACTCGTCATTCATGGGCGTCTTGGTCTACTGGTTCTTTGCTACTTCGAAAGATATTACGATTGGCCCCGTCGCTGTCCTTTCCTCGCTGACCGGCGATATCGTTGCCAACGTCATGGCCGAGCTTCCCAACGTTCCGGGCCATGTTATCGCTTCTGCTCTGTCTATCCTCGCCGGCGCTGTTGTGCTCTTCATTGGCCTGATTCGGTGCGGCTGGATTGTCGACATTATCTCGCTTACTTCTCTTTCGGCATTCATGACCGGCTCGGCCCTCAACATTGCCGTCGGACAGCTCCCGACCTTGATGGGCATCAAGGGCTTCTCAACCAGAGATCCGGCGTATCTTGTCTTCATCCACACCTTGCAAGGCTTGCCTCGTACCAAGCTGGATGCTGCAATGGGCTTGACAGCACTTTTCATGCTTTACGGTATCCGGTCGCTTTGCAACTATATTGCCAAGCGTTGGCCGCAACACCAGCGAGtggccttcttcctttcgACATTGAGAACCGTGTTTGTGATTCTCTTGTACACCATGATCAGTTGGTTGGCCAACAAGGACCTTCCCAGAGGAACTTCGAAGTTCAAGATTCTTTTTGACGTTCCCAGAG GTTTCAGGAATGCTGCTGTTCCTGTGCTCGATAAGACACTCGCAAGCAAGCTTGCTGGTTCTCTTCCTGCCACTGTCATTGTCTTGTTGATCGAGCACATCGCCATTGCAAAGTCGTTCGGCCGTATCAACAACTACACTATCGACCCTTCCCAGGAAATGGTGGCCATTGGTGTCACTAACATGCTGGGCCCCTTCCTTGGTGCCTATGCTGCAACCGGCTCGTTCAGTCGTACCGCCGTCAAGTCTAAGGCGGGCGTGCGTACGCCCTTTGCCGGCGTCATCACTGCCATCGTAGTGTTGCTGGCTATTTACGCCTTGCCTGCCGTGTTCTACTACATCCCGAACGCAGCTCTAGCTGCCGTCATTATCCATGCTGTCGGCGATTTGATCACACCCCCCAACACCGTCTACCAGTTCTGGCTCGTCTCGCCCCTCGAAGttatcatcttcttcgtcggtgTTTTTGTcaccatcttctcctccatcgaGAATGGTATCTACTGCACAGTCTGCCTGTCTTTCGCCGTGCTCCTCTTCCGCATTCTCAAGGCCCAGGGCCGCTTCCTCGGCCGCGTCAAGGTTCACTCCGTTCTTGGCGACCACGTCATCGGTGACGATCCCAGGAAGCCCGTGGATGGAGGTTACGGCACCTTCGCCGGCAGTGGCTCATCAGATGCTCCCTACCGCAacatcttcctccccctcacGCACGCGGACGGCTCCAATCCGGAAATTGAATTGGACAACCCTTACCCAGGCATCTTCATCTACCGCTTCTCCGAAGGCTTCAACTACCCCAACGCCAGCCATACACTCGAGTACATGGTCCGGTACATCCACCAGAACACGCGCCGCACCACGCTCTCGCACTTTGACCGGCCCGGCGACCGACCCTGGAACGACCCCGGCCCCTCCAGACGTAAGCTCAAGGCCGCCACGCGTGCCGGTATCGACTCCAACGAAGTCGGCGTCAACTTGCAACTCCCCACCCTCAAGGCCATCATCCTCGACTTCAGCTCCGTcaacaacatcgacatcACCTCGGTCCAACAGCTCATAGACGTGCGCAACCAGCTCGACCGGTACGCGAGCCCGGACGTCGTTGACTGGCACGTCGCTTGCATCAGCAACCGCTGGACCAAGCGCGCCCTTGTCTCCGCCGGCTTTGGATACCCCTCAACTCTGCCGGACGGCCAGATCCGCAGATGGAAGTCCATCTTTAGCGTGGCCGAGATAGGGGGCGAGCAGAGCGCTGCTGCCACAGCAGAGCAGGAGGTCAACGAGAAGGAATTCGGCCCTACCTTGTCCTCCCGCGGACGTGctgctcaacaacaccaacgtgGCTCGTCGATGGATATCGAATCCGGCTCCAACACCGATGACGCCGAAGCCGCAGGCAACCTCAAGGCCACGGCCTCGGGCTCCGAAAGGATacccgctgctgctgctgccgccgctcgCTCGCGGTTCGGTGGTGGCCGCACCGTGGCCGTGCACGGCATTAACAGGCCGCTGTTTCACGTCGACTTGACGAGTGCGTTGCAGAGCGCCATCGCCAATGTGGAGGCTAGGGCGGAGTTTACTGCTGCTACTAAGTCTTCTATCAAGGGCATGGAACATCTTGCTGGGCCCACGCCTACGTCTCAGAGTCAAGAGAACTTTCAGGGCGGCAACACTTCCGATGGATCGGTGACGACGAACTTGAAGCCGACGCCGGGAGCGTCGCTTCCTCCTTATGACATGGTTGATCCTCAAAAGGAAGGCTCGTCATCGGCATGA